The genomic region GAAGACGACGTCCAGCTCGTCCTTCGCCCAGCCCGTACGGTCCAGCAGCTCGTCCAGGATCTCGACGGCGAGGACGGGCACTCCGAGTTCGATGGCCTTGTAGTCCTCGAAGGCGCCGGGGCGGTCGGCGCCCCGGTCGGCCAGTCCGAACCATTCCACGGTCTGCCCGGGCGGTCGGCCCAGCCCGGTGAACCGGACGAACAGGTCGCGTACCACCACCTGCTTGCCCGGGCCCGGCTCGGCGCTGAGCACCGCGGCGCCCGCGCCGTCGCCGAACAGCAGCGCGTTGATCTGTTCGCCGGGGCTGCGGTCGCCGAACTCCACGCTGAGGTCGAAGTGCTTGGCGCAGACGTCGCCGCCGAGCACGAGCACGGTATGGTGCCGGCCGCTCGCGATGAGCTGCCGCGCGACGTCCAGTGCCTGGAGTGCGCCTGTGCAGCCGGACTGCATCTGGTAGGTCGGCACGTCGTTGATGCCGAGCCGGTCGGCGATCAGGTTGACGGTCGCGGGCATGAGCTGGTCGGGCGTCGCGGTGCCGAGCACGACCACGTCGACGTCCTGGGCCGTGATCCCGGCCCGGGACAGGGCGGCGTGCGCCGCGGTCTCACCCAGGTCGGCGAGGGAGAACCGGACCTCGGCGGTGTCGAGGTCGACGGCGAGATACCGGCTGCTGGTACCGACGAACATCGCCACCCACTGTTCCCACAGCCGGTTCTGACCGAAGCGCCGCGCCAGCATGGCGTTGTCGATCCGTTCGCCGGGCAGCGCGGATCCGACCGAGCGCAGGTAGACGTCGGGGGCGCTCATCGGCCCGCCTCCGCCGCTGTGGTGTCGTCGCCGCCGGGCGCACCGAGCCAGGTGGTCAGGGCCAGTTCGAGTCCCGCCGCGTCGGTGCCGGTGCGATCGGCCCAGGCGACCACCCCGTCCGGTCGGACCAGCAGCGCCGCCGCGTCCAACTCGGTTGACGGCTCCGCGGTGACGACGTCGAGGCGGCCGGCCCAGCCGGTGAGATCGGGCTGTCGCAGGGTCCCGCCGGAGGCGTCGACGAGCACGCCCCGGCCATCGTGCAGGGTCTGGGTCAGCGCGACCGCGCCACCGCTGGTGGCCACCTCGACCGCCGGCACGGGCCGGCCGAGCAGGGGGTGCGCGCTGGCCGGCTTGGACCGCCGCCCGGGATAGCTGATCGGGTAGCGCACCTCGGTGATGGTGCGGACGAGATGGTCGTTGACGTCCTCGAAGGCGACAAGCTCACCGA from Micromonospora lupini harbors:
- a CDS encoding 3-oxoacyl-ACP synthase III family protein is translated as MSAPDVYLRSVGSALPGERIDNAMLARRFGQNRLWEQWVAMFVGTSSRYLAVDLDTAEVRFSLADLGETAAHAALSRAGITAQDVDVVVLGTATPDQLMPATVNLIADRLGINDVPTYQMQSGCTGALQALDVARQLIASGRHHTVLVLGGDVCAKHFDLSVEFGDRSPGEQINALLFGDGAGAAVLSAEPGPGKQVVVRDLFVRFTGLGRPPGQTVEWFGLADRGADRPGAFEDYKAIELGVPVLAVEILDELLDRTGWAKDELDVVFPPQLSGRMTQTIVKEMGLAPATREVSCVAQTGNNGNALPFLQLEQGLDELAPGSRSVLVAVESSKWIKAGLALEVAYSKG